A portion of the Zymoseptoria tritici IPO323 chromosome 8, whole genome shotgun sequence genome contains these proteins:
- the ERG20 gene encoding ERG20 farnesyl diphosphate synthase (Farnesyl Diphosphate Synthase 1), whose translation MPATLKEFESVFPKLVEDLKEHCQKYKLPEQALKWFEESLNHNTLGGKCNRGLSVIDTTQLLLGRKLTEDEFFRAATLGWFIELLQAFFLVSDDIMDSSKTRRGNPCWYLMPKVGMIAINDAFMLESSIYVLLKKYFRQEKYYLDVIELFHEVSFQTELGQACDLLTAPEDHVDLDNFSLDKYTFIVIYKTAYYSFYLPVALAMHFSGFATPKNLKQAEDILVPMGEYFQVQDDYLDNFADPSVLGKIGTDIQDNKCSWLVNQALKIATPEQRKVLEQNYGQKDIKAEAAVKQVYNDMQLQEVYTKYEDSRVGEIREKISNLDESEGLKKEVFEEFLRKIYKRSK comes from the exons ATGCCCGCTACATTGAAGGAATTCGAGTCGGTCTTCCCCAAACTGGTGGAAGACCTGAAAGAGCATTGTCAAAAGTATAAGCTGCCAGAGCAAGCATTGAAATGGTTCGAAGAG TCCCTGAACCACAACACTCTTGGAGGAAAGTGCAATCGTGGCCTGTCAGTGATCGATACCACccagcttcttctcggccGTAAACTCACAGAAGATGAGTTCTTCCGTGCTGCAACTCTGGGCTGGTTCATCGAGCTTCTTcaagccttcttcctcgtgAGCGACGACATTATGGACAGCAGCAAGACTCGCCGAGGTAACCCTTGTTGGTATCTCATGCCCAAGGTCGGCATGATCGCTATCAACGACGCCTTCATGCTGGAGTCCTCCATCTACGTCCTCCTCAAGAAGTACTTCCGCCAGGAGAAGTACTACCTCGATGTGATTGAGCTCTTCCACGAGGTCAGCTTTCAGACCGAGCTTGGCCAAGCTTGCGATCTTCTCACCGCCCCAGAAGACCACGTAGATCTCGACAACTTCAGCCTGGACAAGTACACTTTCATCGTCATCTATAAGACCGCCTACTACAGCTTTTACCTCCCCGTGGCCCTCGCCATGCACTTCTCCGGCTTCGCTACGCCCAAGAACCTCAAACAAGCGGAGGACATCCTCGTACCCATGGGCGAGTACTTCCAAGTGCAGGACGACTACCTCGACAACTTCGCCGACCCATCGGTGTTGGGCAAGATCGGAACAGACATTCAGGACAACAAGTGCAGCTGGCTCGTGAACCAGGCTCTCAAGATCGCCACGCCTGAGCAGAGGAAGGTGCTGGAGCAGAACTACGGACAAAAGGATATCAAGGCGGAAGCGGCTGTGAAGCAGGTGTACAACGACATGCAGCTTCAGGAGGTCTACACCAAGTACGAGGATTCAAGAGTCGGTGAGATTCGGGAGAAGATTTCGAATCTGGACGAGAGTGAGGGattgaagaaggaggtgttcgaggagttcttgAGGAAGATTTATAAGAGGAGCAAGTAG